Proteins encoded together in one Nyctibius grandis isolate bNycGra1 chromosome 1, bNycGra1.pri, whole genome shotgun sequence window:
- the UTP25 gene encoding U3 small nucleolar RNA-associated protein 25 homolog, whose translation MGKRRGGRELLRSLSKKQKKHLREFGEEHPFYDKVSERPEATPICELSDNSDKSSAESDSETEVEQISVYHKLLATLKTSPESESEEEDDESGSEADGESETEMNSEGSQETGEADGGEKDGGEEDKTDVPDQEEVTATDTAEQMLGHEQADGADTSCDPSRGVIEEFTDVKHESEFSLETNFMEEESGDCNADQRDSNSSQAFSEDPFKQHMDKEFEEKEVEKMSTLPKTSCQSKWPRLGQLTFSSTLEKHKTLKADKEVDVKQLYLHKPLESTWPKVNKQFLSSVNKPSDPFFTPLQRELFCLMNTYRDLFYPERNALTNGEEIRHAYCLHALNHVLKANAQVLGNNAKRRDQKPGTDSDDYRDQGLTRPKVLMIVPFRECALRIVHIFISLLEVNDKRKIDVSNKKRFKGEFGSDPEEKPPNLKRPEDYEAVFAGNIDDHFRIGVAILQKSMRLYAPFYSSDIIIASPLGMRTVIGAEGEKKRDYDFLSSIEILIIDQADIYLMQNWEHVLHLMKHINLLPLDSHGVDFSRVRMLNLNNWSKYYRQTLLFSALQDPQINSIFNKHCFNYVGQVAVRNVPLSSSISHVVVQLPHVFRRLEAENLTSVIDTRFQFFINKVLPEYRDAIMSHTLIYVPSYFDYVRLRNYFKKEDLNFTHICEYTKKAAVCRARRFFLKGEKQFLLFTERFHFYKRYTIKGIRNLIFYELPTYSHFYSEICNMMKATDNGADATWTCTVLYSKYDAQKLAAVVGIDRTAQMLQSKKNVHLFVTGENE comes from the exons atggggaagcggcggggcgggcgggagctGCTGCGCAGCCTGagcaagaagcagaagaagcaCCTGAGGGAGTTCGGGGAGGAGCACCCTTTCTACGACAA GGTTTCTGAAAGACCAGAAGCAACACCAATCTGTGAACtg TCTGATAATTCTGATAAATCGAGTGCAGAAAGCGATTCAGAGACTGAAGTGGAACAGATCTCTGTGTATCATAAGCTGCTGGCTACCCTGAAGACCTCTCCTGAGTCTGAGAGCGAGGAAGAAGATGATGAAAGTGGATCGGAAGCAGATGGGGAAAGTGAGACAGAAATGAACAGCGAAGGGTCCCAGGAGACCGGAGAAGCAGATGGAGGTGAAAAAGATGGAGGTGAAGAAGATAAGACTGATGTACCAGACCAGGAAGAAG TCACAGCTACAGACACAGCAGAGCAGATGCTTGGCCACGAGCAGGCTGATGGCGCAGATACCTCTTGTGACCCAAGTCGTGGAGTAATTGAGGAGTTTACTGATGTGAAACATGAATCTGAATTTAGCTTGGAAACCAATTTCATGGAAGAGGAGAGTGGAGATTGCAATGCAGATCAGAGAGACAGCAATTCTTCACAAGCCTTTTCAGAAG ATCCATTTAAACAGCACATGGACAAAGAATTCgaagaaaaagaagtagaaaaaatgTCTACGCTTCCTAAAACTTCATGTCAAAGCAAG tggCCAAGGCTGGGCCAGCTaactttttcttccactttggAGAAACATAAAACTTTGAAAGCAGACAAAGAAGTTGATGTGAAACAGCTTTATCTTCACAAGCCTTTAGAATCCACTTGGCCAAAAGTGAATAAACAATTTCTGTCCTCAGTGAACAAACCAAGCGATCCCTTTTTTACCCCGTTACAAAGAGAGCTCTTCTGTCTCATGAATACATACCGGGACTTGTTCTATCcagaaagaaatgctttaaCAAATGGAGAAGAAATCCGGCACGCTTACTGCTTGCATGCCTTGAACCATGTTCTGAAGGCAAATGCCCAGGTGCTCGGCAACAATGCCAAACGAAGAGACCAAAAGCCAGGGACTGACAGTGATGACTACAGGGATCAGGGGCTCACTAGACCTAAG GTACTGATGATAGTGCCCTTCAGGGAGTGCGCTTTGCGAATTGTGCATATTTTCATCAGTCTTCTTGAAGtgaatgacaaaagaaaaatagatgtaAGTAATAAAAAGCGCTTCAAAGGGGAGTTTGGCTCTGACCCAGAAGAGAAGCCCCCTAACCTGAAAAGACCTGAAGATTATGAAGCTGTCTTTGCTGGCAACATTGATGACCACTTCAGAATTG GGGTTGCAATTCTTCAAAAGAGTATGAGACTATATGCACCGTTTTACTCATCGGATATCATCATTGCCTCTCCCCTGGGTATGAGGACTGTTATTGGcgcagagggggagaagaagagagatTATGATTTTCTATCATCAATAGAAATTCTCATAATTGATCAAGCAGACATTTACCTGATGCAGAATTGGGAGCATGTTCTG CACCTGATGAAGCACATTAACCTGCTGCCCCTGGATTCCCACGGGGTAGACTTTTCCCGAGTGCGAATGCTGAATCTCAATAACTGGTCCAAGTACTACCGCCAGACGCTGCTGTTCAGCGCTCTTCAGGATCCCCAGATTAACTCTATCTTCAACAAACACTGCTTCAATTACGTGGGGCAG GTGGCCGTCCGCAACGTACCGCTCAGCAGCTCCATTAGCCACGTTGTGGTCCAGCTTCCTCATGTCTTTCGGAGGCTAGAAGCTGAAAATTTGACATCAGTAATAGATACAAG GTTTCAGTTTTTCATCAACAAAGTTTTGCCCGAGTATCGCGATGCCATCATGTCACACACGCTCATTTACGTTCCATCGTATTTTGACTACGTGCGTCTTCGAAATTATTTCAAGAAAGAGGACCTGAATTTTACTCACATTTGTGAATACACTAAAAAGGCTGCTGTCTGCAGAGCGAGACGGTTCTTTCTCAAGGGAGAGAAGCAGTTTTTATTGTTCACTGAGCGCTTCCACTTTTACAAAAG GTATACGATAAAAGGCATTAGGAACCTCATATTCTATGAGCTACCAACCTACTCCCACTTCTACAGTGAGATTTGTAATATGATGAAGGCCACAGACAATGGAGCAGATGCTACTTGGACCTGTACTGTGCTCTACTCCAAGTATGATGCTCAGAAATTGGCTGCAGTGGTTGGCATAGATCGCACAGCTCAGATGCTACAGTCCAAGAAAAATGTGCACCTCTTTGTTACAGGAGAAAATGAATAA
- the MRPS10 gene encoding small ribosomal subunit protein uS10m, translating into MAAGWLWRRLCQGSAFPVNYASRIVQKQCFLPHSDLMRVRLAGSHVDTQEPKTNPLVSISDEPETLYRRLSLLVKGHDKAVLDSYEYFAVLAAKELGISIEKVHNPPKKIERFTLLKSVHIYKKHRVQYEIRTHYLCLELKYLTSSTAAVYLEYVQRNLPEGVAMEVKKTKIEKIPEHIQEPVWDTLPQVEETEVKS; encoded by the exons GGATCAGCTTTTCCTGTCAATTATGCAAGCAGAATTGTGcaaaagcagtgttttcttCC ACACTCTGACTTGATGAGAGTACGGCTGGCTGGATCCCATGTTGATACCCAGGAGCCTAAGACTAATCCTTTG gtaTCTATTTCAGATGAGCCAGAAACACTGTACAGGAGATTGTCCCTTCTAGTTAAAGGCCATGATAAAGCTGTGTTGGACAGCTATGAATATTTTGCAGTGCTTGCAGCTAAAGAACTTGGCATCTCTATTGAAAAAGT GCATAACCCTCCAAAGAAGATAGAACGatttacacttttaaaatctgtgcacATTTACAAGAAGCACAGAGTTCAGTATGAAATAAGAACACATTACCTGTGTTTGGAG TTAAAATACCTAACAAGCAGTACTGCTGCAGTTTACTTGGAGTATGTTCAACGAAACTTACCTGAAGGGGTTGCCATGGAAGTAAAAAAG aCTAAGATAGAGAAAATACCTGAACACATTCAGGAACCCGTTTGGGATACACTACCTCAAGTAGAAGAAACTGAAGTCAAGTCATGA